taaatatattttaaaattttttaaaaagtaaataattagCCATTGGTAGGCCGTCGCTAAAACATAACAACAAACATCGTTGGCAAACCCATCAATAATGATTcttgaaagataaaaaaaattacttcgTTGATATGCCTTCGctaaaaatgttatttttttttaatttttgttgctATTTCATCAGGGAATGCATggattttcttaaaatttaaatttaatatttaatattaattagttttcattgatttattaaaaatcaaataagagCAATCAGTTTGAAAAaatgtataataatattagtttttaaaatatatatagtaaaattaatcatttacAAACAAGATTGtactacaaaaaaaataaaataaatgattaatgaAGTCTAATGGATAGGTCCACATACAATAACTGAGTGGATTCCAATTCCTATGTACCAAAGCTCGCTCGAGGAGCTAAACGGTTTTAATGCTCCCCTCTCTAGCGAAGCCagcaagaaaagaatttttagttagtgataaattataaaacttaaaaatgtCATGATTAGTTGTAAGAAGTactaaaaatgatatttattgtTGGAATAAGcctattttttaaagaaattgagcccgatttttttttttactgttGATAATTCCATTGAAAGTTGTTGGTCTTAATACCATGTTGCTTgcaattttgatttttcatcatcttgcaattttaatatttatatcctATACTCATGCATTATGGATCTGAGTCCAAAATACGTGAATTTTGatctttaaatttagatacagtttaacttttgaatttagacattattattttgttggcttcttgaataagaatttaaaattcatcacAACCCAACCAAAACtaaatacttaataaaaaattcttaaatttattagtttattgattaaattaaaaagtctcaattttgaattaaaatatgtagataatttttttgtcttcCAATATCACTTAATAGTTCCCTATAAACAActcaacaaattaaaaatattatattattgaaatcttaatataaaattatttatgaaaattaatacaaatatactaaaaggTGGAAAGACTAAAAAGActaataaataagataaaaaaataaaatagttaatttattgtacataaatatttagttaattttatttggaataatatatgaaacatAAACAGATGTTAGAATtgaaatttaagaataaataatattattaaaattataaaaataataatttataaatatatagataataaaataataaaattagatacaaatataaaaaataatacactaataatctaaaacttcttaaatttaaaaagtttatatattgatattgaATTGATAgtgtatttttaaattgaagcttcattaatattaaattggaAATACATTGGTCTTGAACTGTAGATATATTGAAATCAAACTGGAagtatattgattttaaattgcAGGTAGATTACTTATATACCTgaaaaaattttcataaacaGTTACATTAATATCaatattgaattataaatatattaattttagtgagtattataatataaaaatatatatatattatattaataaataaatgtattataaaatttatgagaaaaatacagtgaaaattaaaataaaaccatcaattaaatattattttgaatcgagatttatagtttttataatataaaaataaattatattttatctttacagataaatattgaaaatagaaatacatacaaaatatctacttttatataaaaaataattattatgaataacttattaaactatatatatcattaaataaaaaatttaaatatcacatgtataaattttgctaaaatataatattataatcaattaattattttatttaatatctaattagaaactTTTGCAAGTATATAAGCTTTAGACAAGAATTTTACAGCAAAACCATACATATTGATCCagtagtttaattaaaaataactttcagGTGTTTATGTTACGTTGAAATagctaaaacccaaaaagtCACATGTTTTGCTATATGAGAACAAAATCTCAATTCCCAATATTACCTCGTTTCTTGTAACTTTTAAGACATATTCTCTAatcatttcctttttcattttcattttcttttaattttcattttctaggTGTAAGATATAACCTTAGGTGAGTGCAACTCGTGAATGGAATTCTTCTACACCTGTCCTCTTTTTCCACATCTGTACTTCTTATTTATCAGCTTTTGCATGCACTTCCAGCACTATAAAACTGACTCCAAAAGATCAATCCATTAgccaaaaaatcaaaaaattaaatttaagaaaaaaaaaaaaaaacaagaagaatgaATTCTAAGGCTTCTTTCCTGCTAGCTCTTCTCTTTGCTGTGTTTTTACTCTCTCTTTCTGCCGTGGAAGTAGAGGCGTTCCAAGATGACCAATATTGTTAGTGTATAtctaatattttctatattttctttgttagtttttttgtattttctgCATTCATTTAATGTTGTcatctttgatttaatttgaaagattttaaaaagattataatatattttcataaattcgatatttttctaataactCGTTATGAAAAGAACTCCTACattgttatttttagttttagttttgctgatattattttagatttatttttgtaaattttaaattaaatgttattgtgagtatatatatatatatatacgctGTTATCGGATGTAAACACAGATATAgccatataaaaataaagaaaactgaattgtctttttttcctttcaaaatCATGGTGGTTGTGCAGTAGTTCCAGCAGTTGAAACAATGTCAAATGCACGTTGTTGCTTGGTGATGCCGGTACCTCCTTTTGCTTGTGTGAAGTTTTGCTCGAGTGCTCAAGAAGCTGCCCTCCTGCAAAATCAACACATCTCTGGAAATGGTCAGTACCTTTAATCATATCTGACTAgtcctaattatttttatttttatagttccTTTGTTTGTTGGGTACTCAAATGCTTTATGTCTTAATACAATATGCAcgtaaagaagaagaagaatcaaaCATGGTGAATGATGACAAACAAGGTGGATGGGGTGGAGATGGTGGACATCATGGAAGAGGTATCGGTTGTAGAAAGTGTCTACAATAAGAGAAGTGAAGAGAAgccctaaattaaatgaacgAGTGAATGTACTTTGCAGAGTAAATTATGTGTACGACTGTGTGTAGTAAATATATGggtaataagaaaataaagaataagacATGTCTAAAAGTTGATGTAATAGGCCTGGAATAGGAAGCGGGGTTATATCCCATCAAGTTGACCCGTTTGAGGACATTAGTCCTTTGTAGCTTTCACGTGCATGGTTAAATttcagttttttctttctcctttctttttgtcGTGTTTTTCTCTCATCTTCTGCTCCAtcaaaacatatattaaaCTCACCGGTACAATGCAGTCTTAACCATCCATATATCTATATGAGTTATCTATTTTATAGGCGGGTAATGTATTGGTACCATTGCAATTTCAGTTCTATTTTATAGGCAGGTATAATATAATCTCAGccgtttattttatttaagaaatctCAGTCATTAGTGATCTGGTAATCTATTCAACtggttatatttatttttctttacatttatcaaCATGTCAAATGTTGTATTACGTTTATCatttccaaaacaaaaagCTAAAATTTGTTTAGATATTTcgaaattaaacaaaaagaaataggCTCAAAATAAGAAGGCTTAATTTATACAACTGAGAAGCTAAAAACACCAGGTTAGTGTAGCAACAATACATAGACAAGTGGAGacactaaaatataaaagttaatttctaatacccatttttttttttttttgaatacgGATTACGGATTACTTTTCAAtctattttgtgtttttttttatataatttatattaaacaattatagtgctattctaataaaaattaacaatgtCTTGGTTATTAGCCATTTGTTTGTAACAAAATTACAGTTATTTATAGAAAGTATatcttataaaaatacaaattaaagtataatttataaagatacattttaaatctaattgtTTGTTAATTATTTCGTTTAATTTATAGATACATATTATAACTCATACAAAATtcttcttatattatattttttaaaatatatattttacactAAACCAGAATTTCGAAAAACTATTAACGATATTCCATTTttacaatattattaataagatgtAACTAACATACTTAATCTTAATTAGATTAAGACTATTAAAAGATTATAGATACAatacttatttaatttcaattacaAGTATAATGTGACAGCGACAGATTAGAAATTTCATGagagggttttttttttttaattaacacaATGATGAAAAGTTAAGATAAGtggtttcaaattttatactGCTTGTCTGGAATAAGTTGGCTTAAATTTTCTAACAGATTGACACATGCATTTATAGTTCAAAggaaattgaatataaaatacaattttaaaaacttattattaaagagtcattagaaaaatagtatttaattatttataaactatgaataagaaatataaaaataaaaatataaaataaattaaaaaaaattattagccACTAAGctaaatttgaatattataattaaatttttattattattagtaatttcgGTTCTGACTTCACTTTACTAGCATCAGATTGCATCTATCTCAATGTCCTAAATATTCTATATTGGTCTCATAATTGACTACTATAGTCTTGGTGTcctaatttatatgttttggTATTCTATATTGGTCTCATAATTGACTACTATAGTCTTGGTGTcctaatttatatgttttggTGTTTTAGTATTTCTATGATATTGTTTTGGTGTTTTAGTATTTCTATGATAATATCTTGTAAATCCTATTGCACATGCTTTTATTCgtctttgataaaaaaaaaaaaaaagtcaaaaaattgcatagatttttatttttattttttttaattttggcactaaaataatacaattttttaaattttactgtTAAAGAgtcattagaaaaataattaagaccTTGTTATTTTTactgatttaatatttaattatttagctaaaacaataaagaaatgatacataaaatagattagaaaactaattagCCATTAAGCTTATTTTTGGTATTGTAAtcatttatcattattattaataattctagTACTCACTTCACTTTAATAGTGTATATTGCCTCTATCTTAATGTCTTAAATATTTCAGACTGGTGTCATATGTTGGCAACTATGTAGTTTTGATATCTTAACTTAAATGGTTTggtatttgatatattttttaataatatcttgTAAATCCTATTAAATGACATACTTTTA
The sequence above is drawn from the Ricinus communis isolate WT05 ecotype wild-type chromosome 7, ASM1957865v1, whole genome shotgun sequence genome and encodes:
- the LOC8280451 gene encoding uncharacterized protein LOC8280451 isoform X1; amino-acid sequence: MNSKASFLLALLFAVFLLSLSAVEVEAFQDDQYLVPAVETMSNARCCLVMPVPPFACVKFCSSAQEAALLQNQHISGNEEEESNMVNDDKQGGWGGDGGHHGRGIGCRKCLQ
- the LOC8280451 gene encoding uncharacterized protein LOC8280451 isoform X2, whose product is MNSKASFLLALLFAVFLLSLSAVEVEAFQDDQYLVPAVETMSNARCCLVMPVPPFACVKFCSSAQEAALLQNQHISGNEEESNMVNDDKQGGWGGDGGHHGRGIGCRKCLQ